The genome window ATAATCCATGCTTTTTTAAGAATGCGTTCATTTTCTTTAGTTTTGAATATAATTTTTTTATGAGGTGTAGTGTCTTTTTTTGACTTACTACCAACAATAAATGCTATAACATTAGTTTTAATATCGCTTTT of Borrelia hispanica CRI contains these proteins:
- a CDS encoding DUF735 family protein translates to KSDIKTNVIAFIVGSKSKKDTTPHKKIIFKTKENERILKKAWIITLLPKGYENSIYAFIKKLIPIGRILKIQNYKNEYVREFKG